The genomic interval TTCTTCAAATAAAAGGAGGTGCCGTGGCACTGCAGTTTCCCTTCAGATAGGATAGCTATGCGATCGCCCAGGACATCAGCTTCATCCATATAGTGAGTGGTTAACAGTATGGTGCGTCCGTCTTTTTCGCTTTGCAATAGATCCCAAAGACTCCTGCGACCGGCTGCATCGATTCCAGAACTGGGCTCATCACATAGAACCACCTTGGCATTTCCACATAGAGCACAACATAGGGACAACTTACGCTTCATGCCACCAGATAGCTTCTTGGCAGCCACATATGATTTATCCTGCAATTTCAGCATGGTCACATACTTACCCACCTCATTTTCCACAGCCTTGGCACCTCGAATTCCTTTCAGCTTACTAAAGAATATAATATGATCCCGTACGCTCATTTCTTTAAAGAGTATATTATTCTGAGGGCAAATTCCTAAAGATTCACGAGCTTTTGCCAGATGGGTTCGTATATCATAACCGTTTACTATGGCCGTTCCACTTGTGGGCTTAACTATACCAGTTATCATATTGATCGTTGTGGTTTTACCAGCACCATTGTGGCCGAGTAACACGGTTATTTCGTTACGATACATCTTTAAACTTATACCCTTGACCGCTTTTAGTTCGCCATAGGTTTTTTGCAGGTTAACCAAATGAATTCCCACCTCCCTTGGACGTCGACAGCTCCTTGCCTTTGCGGATCCATGTAGGATGGTTTGGAAACTGGGAACAATATTCAAACTTGGCACGTATTGTCGCCAATAGTTTTTGTGGCACAAGAAGTTCCACCTGCGGGGTACACCGTATTCTCCAGGGAACACCTGCTCCACATACAGGCAAATAGATAAGAATATTATTGATCCCAAACTCATTGTCATGATTATATAAAACAGCGTAAGACTATCATCTGTTGAGACGGGGTGAAACATATTCGTCCAAGTGATTCCCTCTCCGGTTCCTTCCCACATTACTATGACGTGGATGCCAAATCCCAAGGCCGAGTTCGAAAATATCAGCGATATGAGCAGCTTACTCATGAGGCTAAGACGTTCGTAATAATAGTAGCCAAAAGAATAGGGTATATAGGTGAGAAACCAAAAAATGGCAGCCACTGCCGAGGCTGTAGTGGCTTTTGAAAATAAAACGGCTAGCATAAAGCATAGACATACGCTAGTAACAACATAGGTGTGTAGAAATAATAGAACCGGAACCCAGCTGGAAAATGTAAGTACGGCTACGGAAGCGTAAAACTTCACCATTATCAGGCTCATGATAAGAAATACCACCAGCATGAGCATTATGTAACTCTTGACGAACCACGCCACCCAATGAAGCCAGTTGTGAACGCCGATCAATTTCATTATCTCCTTGAGCTGCAGTTCCTTTTCGCTGGTCACATACTTGGTCACAGTCGAGGCGGGATAGATGAAGCTCAGCAGGATTACGAAGGGCAGTAGTTGACGCAGGCCACTCAGCAATTGGTCGTAGGTATAGGCCCTATAGGGAAAGCGCTGAAGGTGTATGGCTGGCATAGCATTATCCGTAACTCCCGATGCCAATGCCAGCCAGGACATGGTTAGGGCATGCTGGATTGGCAGAAAGCCCTCCCTTATATATCCGACCGGAACTCCTCCATCGTTCTCCAATCTATTACGGGATCCACTTGTGTCGTAGGACAGAAATAAACGGGAAGTACGCCAGGTTTCTATGATTGGGCCTTGCATGGTTCGCAGCTCACTGGGAAATCGCAGCGTGTAATTGAGATTAAGTGGATACCCTGCATCATTGGTTTTCACGTTCTCGTTCTCTTCAAACTGAACTCCTGCCAAGAAGTTGTGCAATATCATATCCTGTTCCATGTGCAGAGCAGTGTCATAGGGTCTAATGCCCAGAAGTCGTAGTCTTATCGCAGTGGCACCCACGATGGCACTATTGATAGGGTTATTTGGAGTATAGCAAATGAAGTTTCGAGGTATATTAACTGATCCATTCTCGTGCAATATCCTATTTCCAAGTGGTACCATCCTCATGTAAAGGTTCAGGTCCGATATAGATACGGTTGGGTAGCGGATCTCATCCTTCTTTTCGGGCAAAACAATTATGCGAAGTACTAGAATAAGACAAAGAAACAAAACCGGCAGGACCAGGGCAAAtacaatttgtattttttggtTCCACTGAAGAATCCAATTCTTCCACATAAGCAGCTTCAGCTTATCCCAATCTCCAACAGCGTATACTTCACTGGTTGAAAATGATTCTCTCTCGGACTTCATTATGCAGAAGAATTAATTTAATTCGCTCAagcttttattaaatttttaattttttgataTAATTTTCTAAGcactatacatatatatttgttaagaatttttcaaatatttgaattATATTCAGTGCAAATATAATAAGGTTTGGTCTTTATTGCACTAAGAATCACGTTTCCTAACTGCGTTTCTGGCGGTGATTAATGAGCACCCCGATCATGAGCTGGCTCATTAGTAATCCTCTCCAACTTCCCACTCGTTGCAGTTTACGCCACCTGCCACAACAGCACCACCAGCGGCAATTGGAcggcctgcagcaggagctGCGGCCTTGGCACCGCCACGCGGCACACCACCACCCACGCGGGCTGCCATCAACTGAGCAATTTGCGGCTCTGCGAGAATCGCAGGTGCGACAAGGACGACCACGAGGACAATAAGTGGAGCAGGAGCCGCCCGTTGACGCACAAGCGGAAGGAGCATCGCGCCCACAGCCACTCCCATCAGCATTATCATCACCACAAGGAGCACGAGGAGCCGGCCCACAGGATACGAGTGAGTGTCCTCTTAATGACGAAACACTTTTGCCACTTTGGGGAAATACCCACGAAACGGTTAAAACTGAGGTTTAAGGAAAGTGTATCTTGAAGTGCAGAAACTAGTGacacgaatttaattgatttgatGATTTCGGGAATTAAAAGgaaaagttttttttcttGATACCTTTCCCCTGTATTTCCCAGGACATTTGGTTAAGTTAATTTTTAAAGgttgattaaataaaaaaacaatcGATGTTGGACTAACTTATTGGTTTTCAAATTTCTGAAACAaaattgaatatatttatttgatagAATATCACGCAGTTTCACTTAAAGCTTTTCAAATAATATCAaccttttccccatttttccGGCATCTTTCTGTCGCAGAAGGGCCACGAGTGTCGGAGCATCCAGCGCCTAGGTCCTGCCAGGATACGACTGGGCGAGTGCGTCTCCCGAAAGCTGTATCGACCGAAGCTCTGTGGCCGTTGCCATCGCGGGGTCAAGTGCTGTGCCCCGGCGGTATCCACTACGATACAGGTGAGTGGGATGGGCATTCCCCGGATACATATGCAACACCTGCCAAGTGGCAACTGGGCTAAGAGGGGCTGAGCTTAAACCCCGACCACCACCTGGCGCCTAAGAAGGAGAGATGAAAATCCTCGCGGATTGAGTTTGCTGCATTTCCTTTCCCTTCCATTGCTGCTCTGTTGCAGCTCGcagaaatttgcattttccgcATCCTTGCTTGTTTTTCGCCATTTGTCCTTTTCAATTAGATTACCGTTAATTTGAAAGCAATCCCATCGACAGCCAATCGACAATGTTTTGTAAAGCATGTACTGTATTTTCTAAAATTGTGattaaaaaatgaataaagAGGAAAATATGCTTATTTTGTTAGCATAAAAAGATAATAGCACAGATTACAACATATTATTTCATTAgttaatcaaatcaaaatatcTTCACATCCGAAGCCAATCAGGCAAATAAtattttccatcaattttATTTGACTGCGCATAAGCAAGTCAATCGGAAATATATTATTCAggctttattatttaaatattctgCTGTTTATATAGCCGCTCACCGCGATTTTTGTACCTTTTACAAtatttgtttatgcacttGCCATAATTTGCGGCCGTATTTATTTGATAGCCGGGAATTTAATGATAGTTTTTCCTGACGGTTATACCCAAAAGACCATTGTACAATGCCGTtgctgttttgtttattgGCTCTCCTTTCTCGCCTTTCTGCATccttttacttttaattaaaaggtAAATGGCATTAAAACGTCAATTTGCAGAGCTGCAACAACAAGAGCCAATGCCGAATGGCATCAAAATTAAAAGTCAAATGCTACCCAGATGTCAAAATCAATTAAACAACTTTTCACCCGCCCGCATtctacgaaatgcattttccccAAGAAATGGAAATCCTCTCTGCTGAGATTTCGACATCTTCaatttttttacaaaaattctCTTTTTCCTTTCTGTTCCATTTTTTTGCGCTTCAGGTTGAGTTGCTGTGTCCTTTAAATGCTGTCGATCCAATTAACTACGTACAGCGACGTCAACCGAAGAAAAAAAGGCAGATGAAGGATgatgaagatgatgatgatggtgatggggGCGATGATGTGGAGCATGAGCCGGTGCTGCAAAGTGCACAGTTATGGGACACGGTCGCCTTGGAGCCAATCGATCAGGAATTCCTGCAATCACATCAGATACAAATCGAGAATAAATTCATTGCCGTCGAATGGATACTGAAATGTGAATGCAGCACGAAGGTGAGTAAATGCAGGGGCTGGGTTTTTCTTTTCTGGGCTGTTCTTGTCTTCTTGCCTTCGGTGTTTCTGTGGCAGCAGGCCCATAATCGATGTCATATTACACTGGCCAACCGAATGTGCATGCCAGTTGAGGCAATCATTCGGTTGGGTATCTACCTCGACAATCATTTTCCCCCTACTCCTTTTTTTTCCCCGAATTTTCTGTACCAGATGCACGAAAATTGCTTTCACTTGTCATTTTAATCGCATCTTTTGTTCCCTGCTTGCCATAGGAAATACCCCTTAGATTGCATGGAGTAAGGGAATGATGGGCTGGGAATGGGAACAAAATAGTTTCCTAACATTTTACTTTAGCAATCAGATTTATTTTAAACGAGATTTTTTATTCTATATAAAAACCCAAAGTCATAATGAATATTTTACCAAATAAGTTAGCTTATTTTTGGGTATCAACCAGTCTGCTCTTGTTTATCGTGTTTATTTAGCTCTTGTTATTTTCCAGTCTATGCACaaatgtgtttttgttttccgaaaaaaaaattattgctGCAATTTTTTGTTGACTGCTTGGCGGCGAGGGGCTTTCGCATTTCCCGTTCCCGCGGGTAAATGGGCCAAAATGGGCGGTGGCCGCAGGAAGGCGGGTTTTCTGCGCCCAGCTGTCTGTTGTGTTTTCCCATTATTTTGGCGTATTCATCTTGCATGCCTTTGCCTTCGCCGCCCGTATGCGCTGTGCAATTGCAATGATTGGATTTTTATGAATACATTCATCAAAGGACCTCGCTCACTGCGCCACTGGCAAACGGAACGATAACATTTTGTTGCATACGTTCAGGCGGTAACTTTAAATCGCTGTGCGGGGGTGTGTGTGCGATTGTTTGTGCGCCTAAGCTGGCGCTTTTGTTTTGCCCTATCTTTGTAAGCTTTGaatgggttttttttttcaaaaagaaGTCGAGCACAACAGCTATTGATTGACAAAGTAATATTAAGAATATTAGAACTGACTATTTGCCCTCCGAATAACTTTTATTCAACAATTTATCGGTTCGTTCGTTAGAGTGAATTTGTtccaaataatttaaaaaaatatatgattcAACTTATAAGATCTTGACAAAATGAGGTGTAaagtataaaatatttaaaaaaattttaatgtATGCTGAATCTATATAATTGATGAACAAATACATTTTAAGTAGTGAATGCGGTATTATTTTGTTGTAATATGCTCAAAACCACTAAGtgcaaaatttaaaaaaacagATTTCTATTTCTTGCTAAGTCATCataaattacaattaaatATTCAGATTTATTTATAAGCTCGGGTCATAGCTCTTGTATTTGCTGTTAGCTTTATTTGATGCTAATTTTATACACGTGAAATATCGAGAAACGAATGCTATTTTTGTTTGTGAGCAAAAGTTAAGAGAGAGCTAGCACTCTCTTTTGATTAAGGTTCTGCACGCTTTGTTCTCTTTCGCTCTCTTAGCAAACTGATATCAAAATGCTGATATTGCAGCGTATGCTTGCCAATTGCTTTATTCTCGGTTTAATTGCATTGACATAACACCAATTCGCCGGAGCAACAATGAAGGCCCTCTTATCAGTAAATTACGTCTTATCGCCAAGCCCCGTAAATATTGAGAGATAGAGGAAAAGAGGGCAAAAACTAGAAAAAGTATATGGGAGAAGCAGGGAAAGTGAAAAATCCCGATTCAGTTGCCAGCCGAACGTCGAAACGTGAAGCACGGTCGGTTGTTATAAGCAATATATATCTGTTTTGCCACCAGCATGAGTTCCGCGTCATTGCGTCTGCTTAGTAAAACCAGACAAACCGCCCGCATTGTGATCGTGGGTGCGGGATCCGCTGGAATAGCAGCGGCCACCAGGCTTCTGGATCTCGGTTTCCGGAATGTGCTCCTCCTCGAGGCGGAAGATCGAATCGGCGGTCGCGTCCACACGATTCCCTTTGCCGATAACGTCGTCGACCTGGGCGCCCAGTGGTGCCATGGCGAGAAAGGAAATGTGGTATACGACAAGGTCAAGGACCTGAATCTCCTGGAGGTTACGGAACCGCACTATGAAACCTTTAGATGCGTTCGATCCAACAAAGAAGTCCTACCCGACGACCTAGCAGATCAACTGAAAACTATAGCTGATATGTCAATACCAGACCGGCAGGCAGAGCTCCTGGACTTCGAGGGCTCGTTGGGAGACTACATCAATATGAAGTACTGGAAGGAGCTGGCCAAGCTACCGCCCATAGATCGTACCATTGCGGAGGAGTTCCTGGAGGTGTTTCACAAATTCGAAGCATCCGTGGAGGCAGCGGATCACCTGTTCGAAGTATCCGGAAAGGGTCACTTGGAGTACTGGCTATGCGAGGGCGAGCTGCTCCTCAATTGGAAGGACAAGGGATACAAAAGATTCCTCAAACTACTCATGAAAGCGCGAGAGGAACATTCCGAAGATCTCGGTATCCTCAAGGGACATGTGCGGCTGAACAGACGGATTGCTGAGATTAACTGGGAAGGAGCTGATGAGCTTACCGTGCGTTGCTGGAATGGCGAGGTAATCACAGCGGATCATGTCATTTGCACTGTTTCCCTGGGAGTTCTGAAGGAGCAGCATCCGAAACTTTTTGTTCCCGCCCTGCCAGCTGCCAAAGTGAGAGCCATCGACGGTCTTATGCTGGGCACCGTGGACAAGTTCTTCCTGGAGTTTGAGAATCCTCCGCTGCCAGGCGATTGGCCTGGCTTCAATTGTCTTTGGCTGAAGGAGGACCTGGAGGAGCTGCGGGCTTCGGAACTCTTTTGGCTGGAGAGTGTGTTCGGCTTTTATCCAGTCTCCAGGCAGCCACGCATCCTGCAGGGCTGGATCATTGGCCCACACGCCCGGCACATGGAAACGCTCACCGAGGAGAAGGTCCTGGAGGGTCTGTTGTGGCTCTTCCGCAAGTTCCTGCCCTTTGAAACTTCACATCCAGTGCGAATGCTGCGCACTCAGTGGCATGCGAATCCCAACTTCCGAGGCAGCTACACCTTCCGCTCCACCTACACGGATGCGCTGCGCACCGGTGCCTGGGATCTGGAAGCTCCGCTCCAGGATGTGTGCGGCAGGCCACGCCTCCAGTTCGCCGGAGAATCCACACACAAGCACTTCTACTCCACGGTCCATGGAGCCGTTGAAACGGGATGGCGCGAGGCGGAACGATTGCACCTCTACTACCGGGCGCGAACATCTCAGCTATGAGCTCACACCAGGTCATTCCGGATGTATGTTCTCCGAAGCTGTGAAATCAAGATTGGCCACAGGCAATGGAGCGTAGATACTCAATATTTGTCTAGGCACAATTTATTATCGTGCTTCGCTCAGCCGTGGCGAGGAAAATATTTGTGTGCCTCCTAGGAGGCACTGAAGAATTTTTACAGtacataattttattagtgcattacaatgtataaataagtgcgtaaataaaatataaataaggttttatcattattttttttatgatttttctTAGAAAGATCAACGAGTCTTTGTAAGATAGTAAATGCAGGAGATGTAAGAGGCATTTAATCAAGTCAAATATCTAATCGTTAGATGGCGATATTTTTGGCACGTTAAGGGGGTTCTAAAGCGAAATTGTCGGACTATACCTTATCAATACTTGGTAACTATTTTATAACTACAATTAAGACTTCTATTTATGGCAAGATTATATATACGTTATACATCTCACGTGTGGTTGAGAAAGGCGTTTGGTTTTATTAGCCTAACAACAATGACTGTACTCAGAAAACGACAAgagtatttataaataaaagttttagGTAAAGCAATACTTTACTGTGCACTTCAATACTTATACTCTTGAAATTGAAATACAATGCTCTCCATGCTCGTAAGTTTTTTTACTGGCTTTGcacaatttatttgtattattagACAAATTTTATAGGCTGAGCCCAAACACAAATATCTGCTTTTCACGTCGAGTCATAAAAACTAGAAACCGGTTTCTTAAATTTCAGGCCATTCAGTTGGTAACGAAATTCAAACGCATTCTAAAAAAAGCCGAAATAAAAGCCAAACATGTTGACCAACTCATTTGCAGCGAACATCAAACAGCATTGTAATTGCGCCTGTTTTTCGGAACATTTACAAACACTCGATTCAAAATAGGGTGtgtgtgggcggtgggtggtgtgcCGGGGgcaggggggcgtggccactGAGGTCGCACACATGCAAAAGTTCAGATTACGTGCGGAGTAGGGAAACTAAAATCAGTTTAGCACATACACCAGTATTTTGTGCTGCAAAAACGCAGCCCAAAGGCCAAGCAGGCCAGACCAGCCATGGATGGCCACAAAAACCACAACAGTCCAACAGGAGCCAGGAATCAGGAGCAGGAGCGAAATCAGGAGCAGGATCAGAAGCACTGGCCATGTGATTTCACTGCACCAATGTCCCGGCAATTGCCGTCCGGCAAAAGCAGCAGAAGCACTTTGGCTGCCCATgttgaaaattcaaatttatgccAAGCCGGGGCCAAAACATTCAAAATATCCTTGCTCTGGCTTCATCCTTCTGGAACCACCTACCATTCCACAGCATACGACAGAAAGAAACTTTCTCAAGTCGCTTAAAGTTGAGATTTTGAATAAACAGCTTTAGATTAATGgacttttattttaattgaaaagcaATACAACTTGTTAAGCTATTGGTAATCCGTAAACGCTTAGATTGCAAAAGCCCATAAATTATTGAAGGATgtaatttatacatatatgcaattATTATAAAATGAAGCTAAACaattattcaaatttaaaagtATTGAAAAGATGGAACATGTAATCAGCATATTGTTTAAATATCTGTTTTGCTAAATTGGAAAGGAATTTAATATACTCTCTTAGGGAATCTTGTGGGTACCAAAGAGAAAATGAATATACCTTTTTTTCCAAGTGTATGTTCTGACTGCCTTTGTGTGTTTGCattcgtttgtttgtttgtttgcatgTCGCCCTGGTGGTCGTAGTCGTATCCTGGCTCATAGTTCATCGCCCCCTTCCCGAATCGCCACCTCTCAATTACATATGCGACTTTGTCGCCCTTCGAGGCGAAAGAAGGAAAGCCCGAGTACAAGTTGGTCACATCTGTTGTAGCTTTTCCGTTGAACCTGCCCCTTTCCGTGCCTGAAATCCCAGTGCCGATCCCTCGCTTAACGCGCTGCAAGAGCGTCAGTCGTTGGTTCCGTTGCCTTTAGTGTCTAGCCAGCCGGATACGTGGTTTTTGTACCTATACACTGAGAAAACAGAGGGTacagtacaaaaaaaaaactttattatGAGCTCAAAAAAGGGTAAACGATTCACAAGAATTCATGATCTAGATGAGCCATGACTTTGGAAACTTAAAAACACTACTGAAtatcaaggacattgctaaaATATTAGGATTTCTAAGAA from Drosophila mauritiana strain mau12 chromosome 3L, ASM438214v1, whole genome shotgun sequence carries:
- the LOC117140272 gene encoding basic-leucine zipper transcription factor A encodes the protein MLILLPLLGIFGNGFVAEVEANLSLGFKAIKLPRHPNPANCSVGNTTFAHGVTFKLDCKTQCVCENGRHACSTLCPNEQLPAPEDTISCRSPRLVEVPGHCCKMWLCENPTADVYATCHNSTTSGNWTACSRSCGLGTATRHTTTHAGCHQLSNLRLCENRRCDKDDHEDNKWSRSRPLTHKRKEHRAHSHSHQHYHHHKEHEEPAHRIRKGHECRSIQRLGPARIRLGECVSRKLYRPKLCGRCHRGVKCCAPAVSTTIQVELLCPLNAVDPINYVQRRQPKKKRQMKDDEDDDDGDGGDDVEHEPVLQSAQLWDTVALEPIDQEFLQSHQIQIENKFIAVEWILKCECSTKNCNAGSSNISGNSNDNMANTNKYGYYNYKNNNRGRNHETNGEPNEPTNNNAGNNKDNEEDVVDSGNNLDHNDVDNMSSEQQPDIIPYPPSVGESSWKAEKLRQQHHWQQNT
- the LOC117140269 gene encoding spermine oxidase, whose product is MSSASLRLLSKTRQTARIVIVGAGSAGIAAATRLLDLGFRNVLLLEAEDRIGGRVHTIPFADNVVDLGAQWCHGEKGNVVYDKVKDLNLLEVTEPHYETFRCVRSNKEVLPDDLADQLKTIADMSIPDRQAELLDFEGSLGDYINMKYWKELAKLPPIDRTIAEEFLEVFHKFEASVEAADHLFEVSGKGHLEYWLCEGELLLNWKDKGYKRFLKLLMKAREEHSEDLGILKGHVRLNRRIAEINWEGADELTVRCWNGEVITADHVICTVSLGVLKEQHPKLFVPALPAAKVRAIDGLMLGTVDKFFLEFENPPLPGDWPGFNCLWLKEDLEELRASELFWLESVFGFYPVSRQPRILQGWIIGPHARHMETLTEEKVLEGLLWLFRKFLPFETSHPVRMLRTQWHANPNFRGSYTFRSTYTDALRTGAWDLEAPLQDVCGRPRLQFAGESTHKHFYSTVHGAVETGWREAERLHLYYRARTSQL